The proteins below are encoded in one region of Elusimicrobiota bacterium:
- a CDS encoding phosphoenolpyruvate carboxykinase, translating to MWAGFPWAKTFPDLGTLNNPAEAELRSFAVADARMTDFGAPAFSTRMGASGTASSVYLAGAGVRLGRSQRELPPQLLHEVLQRVAARMPSIQWISMDRIMGASPGNTFHCRLLVPRAFARIAWMWSKLLFPADPSRRDPRYAPDLLTVFFPDWLDGEAKCGHIPERLNLVHPEAGISYVLGTDCAEEARTSFFRQAMHRVKRLGGLGLHAGSKTIWVRDDSNIHECGMLLVGLPGTGKTTLTMEDHRLVPPESVTVLQDDIVLWSPDGKAYGTEDNFYVRTNGLTRDDQPGLFDALISPSSIFENVPVGPAGKIRFAGATSSADGRAVALRSRIPNTGDSIDLARVHKLILITRHETIMPPLARLTPEQAAAYFMLGESAGAAGGDSGFQGPTKHQVGFNPLVIGPEEDEGNRLLELLKSSPGTEVYLLNTGSIGKGADLTTDAAFNLKITKNVSTHLLSFVVRQKSRPQAGWRLDRNWEYEVPIEVPGIPLWKAYTPSRHYTPSVYVGLVRDLREERRAWLTRFPGLKPEVRNAI from the coding sequence ATGTGGGCTGGATTTCCTTGGGCCAAGACCTTCCCGGACTTGGGCACCCTCAACAACCCCGCCGAAGCGGAACTCCGCTCATTCGCCGTCGCTGATGCGCGGATGACGGATTTCGGGGCTCCGGCTTTCTCCACGCGGATGGGCGCCAGTGGGACCGCCAGCAGCGTATATTTGGCTGGAGCGGGAGTCAGATTGGGCCGCTCCCAGAGGGAACTTCCGCCTCAGCTTCTCCATGAAGTGTTGCAGAGAGTGGCGGCGCGAATGCCGAGCATCCAATGGATCAGCATGGACAGGATCATGGGTGCCTCCCCGGGGAACACCTTCCATTGTCGATTGCTCGTCCCGCGCGCCTTTGCGCGAATCGCATGGATGTGGTCCAAACTGCTTTTCCCGGCCGATCCATCGCGCCGGGACCCGCGCTATGCGCCGGATCTTCTGACGGTTTTCTTCCCGGACTGGCTGGATGGCGAAGCCAAATGCGGCCACATCCCCGAACGCCTGAACCTCGTCCATCCCGAGGCCGGGATTTCCTATGTCCTCGGCACCGATTGCGCGGAGGAAGCCCGCACATCCTTCTTCCGCCAAGCGATGCATAGAGTCAAGCGCCTCGGAGGGCTCGGGCTGCATGCGGGTTCGAAAACGATATGGGTGAGGGACGACAGCAATATCCATGAATGCGGGATGCTCCTCGTGGGGCTTCCCGGGACCGGCAAGACGACCTTGACGATGGAAGACCACCGCCTGGTTCCTCCGGAAAGCGTCACCGTGCTCCAAGACGACATCGTCCTATGGTCTCCCGATGGGAAGGCATACGGGACGGAGGACAATTTCTATGTTAGGACCAATGGATTGACGCGGGATGACCAGCCGGGCCTCTTTGATGCGCTCATCTCTCCCAGTTCCATTTTCGAGAATGTCCCGGTCGGTCCGGCAGGCAAAATCCGATTCGCGGGAGCCACGAGTTCGGCCGATGGCCGCGCCGTGGCTCTACGTTCACGCATCCCCAACACCGGCGACTCCATCGATCTGGCTCGCGTCCACAAGTTGATACTCATCACTCGTCACGAGACGATCATGCCGCCCCTAGCCAGGCTCACGCCGGAGCAGGCCGCAGCCTACTTCATGCTCGGCGAATCCGCAGGGGCCGCCGGTGGCGACTCCGGATTCCAAGGCCCCACCAAACATCAGGTTGGTTTCAATCCGCTTGTCATCGGGCCGGAAGAAGATGAGGGCAACAGACTTCTGGAACTGCTCAAATCGAGCCCGGGGACCGAAGTCTACCTCCTCAATACCGGGAGTATCGGCAAAGGGGCGGATTTGACCACGGACGCCGCCTTCAACCTGAAGATCACCAAGAACGTTTCCACCCATCTCCTGTCGTTCGTGGTCCGTCAAAAATCCAGGCCGCAGGCAGGCTGGCGCCTCGACCGGAATTGGGAATATGAAGTGCCGATAGAGGTGCCGGGCATTCCCCTATGGAAGGCATATACACCTTCGCGGCATTACACTCCGAGCGTCTATGTCGGATTGGTCAGAGACCTCCGGGAGGAACGGCGCGCATGGCTGACGCGATTCCCCGGCCTGAAGCCGGAAGTCCGCAACGCGATATGA
- a CDS encoding cysteine desulfurase family protein yields MEIYLDNAATTRPCPAALRAMDDCARRCYGNPASWHRRGVEAAKAVERARGTLARALGSQPDEIVFTSGGTEANNLALKGVAWTLGRSRRQILVSAVEHPSVSAAAKALARWGWTVTVLPVDAKGFVAPSRVAAALTARTALVSVMHANHEIGTIEPVAEIGRLCRKRGVLFHTDACQSFCKEPLDLRRLPIDLLSVNGHKVHGPKGVGALYVRRGLRLAPLLDGGGQEGGLRSGTLNTPAIAGFAAAVEDFPAAAPAEMRRLRDRLLAGLLRGAAGLRLNGPAQGRLCGNLSVTLPATEVKPLLQRLSAAGVFASAGAACHSAQTAPSPVLRAIGLTPRQAGRTLRLSLGRYTTRAQVDAAVRIISRLIGRP; encoded by the coding sequence ATGGAGATCTACCTCGACAACGCCGCCACCACCAGGCCCTGCCCGGCCGCGCTGCGGGCCATGGATGACTGCGCCCGCCGCTGCTACGGCAACCCCGCCTCCTGGCATCGCCGCGGCGTGGAGGCGGCCAAGGCCGTGGAGCGGGCCCGCGGCACTTTGGCCCGGGCCCTGGGCTCCCAGCCCGACGAGATCGTCTTCACCTCGGGCGGCACGGAGGCCAACAACCTCGCGCTCAAGGGCGTCGCCTGGACCCTGGGCCGCAGCCGCAGGCAGATCCTGGTCTCGGCCGTGGAGCATCCCAGCGTCAGCGCCGCGGCCAAGGCCCTGGCCCGCTGGGGCTGGACCGTCACCGTTCTGCCGGTGGACGCGAAGGGCTTCGTGGCCCCCTCCCGGGTCGCGGCCGCGCTGACCGCGCGGACGGCCCTGGTCAGCGTCATGCACGCCAACCACGAGATCGGCACCATCGAGCCCGTAGCCGAGATCGGCCGGCTCTGCCGCAAGCGGGGAGTTCTTTTCCACACCGACGCCTGCCAGAGCTTCTGCAAGGAGCCGCTGGACCTGCGGCGTTTGCCGATAGACCTGCTGAGCGTCAACGGCCACAAGGTCCACGGGCCCAAGGGCGTAGGCGCCCTCTACGTGCGCCGCGGCCTGCGCCTGGCCCCGCTCCTCGACGGCGGCGGGCAGGAGGGCGGCCTGCGCTCCGGCACCCTCAACACACCGGCCATCGCGGGCTTCGCGGCCGCGGTCGAGGACTTCCCCGCGGCTGCCCCGGCCGAGATGCGCCGCCTGCGCGACCGGCTGCTGGCGGGCCTGCTCCGGGGCGCTGCCGGCCTGCGGCTCAACGGCCCGGCACAAGGGCGCCTGTGCGGCAACCTGAGCGTCACCTTGCCCGCCACCGAGGTCAAGCCCCTTTTGCAGAGGCTCAGCGCGGCCGGCGTCTTCGCATCGGCCGGAGCGGCCTGCCACTCGGCCCAGACCGCGCCCAGCCCCGTGCTGCGCGCCATCGGGCTCACGCCGCGGCAGGCCGGCCGCACATTGCGCCTGAGCCTGGGCCGCTACACCACCCGCGCCCAGGTCGACGCCGCGGTCCGCATCATCTCGCGCCTCATCGGCCGGCCATGA
- a CDS encoding DUF5989 family protein, with translation MTKLVLILKECVHLIRRHKLYFLMPMLILLALLGLLIFQLGPTVVISFIYAGI, from the coding sequence ATGACAAAACTCGTCCTCATCCTGAAGGAATGCGTCCACCTCATCCGGCGGCACAAGCTCTACTTCCTCATGCCCATGCTCATCCTGCTGGCCCTGCTCGGGCTCCTGATCTTCCAGCTCGGGCCCACGGTGGTCATCTCATTCATCTACGCCGGGATATGA
- a CDS encoding class I SAM-dependent methyltransferase, producing MQRQPRAAQQVQSQVDGVERYISLEPRSRVLDLSCGTGRQTLELARRGHRVLGIDSQEEPLAEARAAARQERLNVHFLHTDIRQISYRGEFDVAVNLHSSLGYLPNDRDHLRVLEGIRKGLKSGGRLLLDMPNKERLMRHFEPERASFDLGTGRLIGPHASLRVYTLTEVKSLLDRAGLTFLNVWGGYEGEPYGLDSPRMVVLAARPADAPPRPPKGEGLVSAIRIKGRSKGR from the coding sequence GTGCAACGCCAGCCACGCGCGGCCCAGCAGGTCCAGAGCCAGGTCGACGGGGTGGAGCGTTACATCAGCCTGGAGCCCCGCTCCCGGGTCCTCGACCTTTCCTGCGGCACCGGCCGCCAGACTCTGGAGCTGGCCCGGCGGGGCCATCGCGTGCTGGGCATCGATTCCCAGGAGGAGCCGCTGGCCGAGGCCCGCGCCGCGGCCCGCCAGGAGAGGCTCAACGTTCATTTCCTCCATACCGACATCCGCCAGATCTCCTACCGCGGCGAGTTCGACGTGGCGGTCAACCTCCACTCTTCCCTCGGCTATCTGCCCAACGACCGCGACCATCTCAGGGTCCTGGAAGGGATCCGCAAGGGCTTGAAGAGCGGCGGGAGGCTCCTGCTCGACATGCCCAATAAGGAACGGCTCATGCGCCATTTCGAACCGGAGCGCGCCTCCTTCGACCTGGGCACCGGCCGGCTCATCGGACCACATGCCAGCCTGCGGGTCTACACCCTGACCGAGGTCAAGAGCCTGCTGGACCGCGCCGGCCTGACCTTCCTCAATGTCTGGGGCGGCTACGAGGGCGAGCCCTACGGGTTGGACAGTCCGCGCATGGTCGTGCTGGCGGCGCGGCCGGCCGACGCGCCTCCCCGTCCGCCCAAAGGCGAAGGGTTGGTTTCGGCCATCCGCATCAAGGGCCGCAGCAAGGGACGCTGA
- a CDS encoding metalloregulator ArsR/SmtB family transcription factor codes for MADKDLVFKIKADFLKSLAHPLRLQIIEYLKNKEASVGEMVKAIGVEQSGLSKHLSILRLAGIVSSRQEKATVFYSVRDSDIFHVLRPIAEILRKKLKESQGVLAHLGQV; via the coding sequence ATGGCTGACAAAGATCTCGTTTTTAAGATTAAGGCGGACTTCCTGAAGTCCTTAGCTCACCCCCTCCGGCTGCAGATCATCGAGTACCTTAAGAACAAAGAAGCCTCGGTCGGGGAGATGGTCAAAGCGATCGGGGTCGAGCAGTCAGGCCTGTCAAAGCATTTGTCCATACTTCGGTTGGCAGGGATAGTCTCTTCCCGGCAGGAAAAGGCGACTGTTTTTTACTCTGTACGCGACAGCGACATTTTTCACGTCTTGAGACCCATCGCTGAGATATTGCGGAAGAAATTAAAGGAGAGCCAGGGCGTATTGGCTCATCTCGGCCAAGTATAG
- a CDS encoding sulfurtransferase TusA family protein yields MSKAAQTVDLTGVPCPANAARALISLEGLPAGSLLGIRLDDGEPIANVPPALAEQGHEVVEKVRDGAGWRLLVRKGDAP; encoded by the coding sequence ATGAGCAAGGCCGCCCAGACTGTGGACCTCACCGGAGTGCCCTGCCCGGCCAACGCCGCCCGGGCCCTCATCAGCCTCGAAGGACTCCCCGCCGGGTCGCTCCTGGGCATCCGCCTCGACGACGGCGAGCCCATCGCCAACGTCCCCCCCGCTTTGGCGGAGCAGGGGCATGAGGTCGTCGAGAAGGTCCGGGACGGCGCCGGTTGGCGGCTGCTGGTGCGCAAGGGGGACGCGCCGTGA
- a CDS encoding OPT/YSL family transporter, with product MTEHPPHPHSPPGHPEREPQLTVRAVVAGMFLGGFMSLSNLYVALKTGWSIGVSITSAILAFALFAVFFRLKLVRRHFGMLENNIMQSTASAAGYMTGGGTVAAIPALMMINESFRMGMGGWQMFFWITAIGMMGLVMSIPMKAQMINIEQLRFPTGIATAETLRALHGAEGKGGKGKANLLAWGGVAGAVVAFWRDAHFSWLRNLPEKLKIPGVTLAGRPLVDYTLSFEGSLIMVGAGAIMGFRAAWSMLLGALINYGVLAPWLYAGGVIDHRLGYKYIVAWSVWFGSAMILTCGLTAFAFQWKTVLRAVESVVKAFRGQVVDEHGEVPMLWFVIGMVLLTPVVMFLEWFIFGIKWWMGLLSVVLGFFIAIVACRATGETDTTPTGALGKITQITFGVLDPGNVTTNLMTANVTGGVGLHAADMLTVLKCGWLLKADPKHQFWAQFFGVMAGSCFVVPAYRLLIPTADVLGTDKWPAPGAQTWKGVAELMAKGFHTLHPTAQWALFIGGALGIVLVLLEKWLPKYRAYIPSATGLGLAFTTPANNTISMFAGSLIALLLERKHPELADKAVVPVSSGFIAGESLIGVLLAVLIVLGFMH from the coding sequence ATGACCGAGCATCCCCCGCATCCCCACTCCCCGCCCGGACATCCGGAGCGCGAGCCGCAACTGACCGTGCGCGCCGTGGTCGCGGGCATGTTCCTGGGCGGCTTCATGAGCCTGTCCAACCTCTACGTGGCCCTCAAGACCGGCTGGTCCATCGGCGTCTCCATCACTTCGGCCATCCTGGCCTTCGCGCTCTTCGCGGTCTTTTTCCGGCTCAAGCTCGTGCGCAGGCACTTCGGCATGCTCGAGAACAACATCATGCAGTCCACGGCCAGCGCGGCCGGCTACATGACCGGGGGCGGGACCGTCGCCGCCATCCCGGCCTTGATGATGATCAACGAGAGCTTCAGGATGGGCATGGGCGGCTGGCAGATGTTCTTCTGGATCACGGCCATCGGCATGATGGGGCTGGTCATGTCCATCCCCATGAAGGCCCAGATGATCAACATCGAACAGCTGCGCTTCCCCACGGGCATCGCCACGGCCGAGACTTTGCGCGCCCTGCACGGCGCCGAGGGCAAGGGCGGCAAGGGCAAGGCCAACCTCCTGGCCTGGGGCGGGGTGGCCGGCGCGGTGGTCGCCTTCTGGCGCGACGCTCACTTCTCCTGGCTGAGGAACCTGCCCGAGAAGCTGAAGATCCCGGGGGTGACCTTGGCCGGGCGGCCGCTGGTGGACTACACGCTCTCCTTCGAAGGCAGTCTCATCATGGTGGGCGCGGGCGCCATCATGGGCTTCCGCGCGGCCTGGAGCATGCTGCTGGGCGCGCTGATCAATTACGGCGTGCTGGCCCCCTGGCTCTACGCCGGGGGGGTCATCGACCACCGGCTGGGCTACAAGTACATCGTGGCCTGGAGCGTGTGGTTCGGCTCGGCCATGATCCTGACCTGCGGCCTGACCGCCTTCGCCTTCCAGTGGAAGACGGTGCTGCGCGCGGTCGAGAGCGTGGTCAAGGCTTTCCGGGGACAGGTCGTCGACGAGCACGGCGAGGTCCCCATGCTCTGGTTCGTCATCGGCATGGTCTTGTTGACGCCGGTCGTGATGTTCCTGGAGTGGTTCATCTTCGGCATCAAGTGGTGGATGGGGCTGCTCTCCGTGGTGCTGGGCTTCTTCATCGCCATCGTGGCCTGCCGCGCCACCGGCGAGACGGACACCACTCCTACGGGGGCCCTGGGCAAGATCACGCAGATCACCTTCGGCGTGCTCGACCCCGGCAACGTCACCACCAACCTCATGACCGCCAACGTGACCGGCGGCGTCGGCCTGCACGCGGCGGACATGCTGACCGTCCTCAAGTGCGGCTGGCTGCTCAAGGCCGACCCTAAGCACCAGTTTTGGGCCCAGTTCTTCGGGGTCATGGCCGGCTCCTGCTTCGTGGTGCCGGCCTACCGCCTGCTCATCCCCACGGCCGATGTGCTGGGCACGGACAAGTGGCCGGCCCCCGGGGCGCAGACCTGGAAGGGCGTGGCCGAGCTCATGGCCAAGGGCTTCCACACTTTGCACCCCACGGCGCAGTGGGCGCTCTTCATCGGCGGGGCCTTGGGCATAGTCCTGGTGCTCCTGGAGAAGTGGCTGCCCAAATACCGGGCCTACATCCCTTCGGCGACCGGGCTGGGCCTGGCCTTCACCACGCCGGCCAACAACACCATCTCGATGTTCGCGGGCTCGTTGATCGCGCTCCTGCTGGAGCGCAAGCATCCGGAGCTCGCGGACAAGGCCGTGGTGCCGGTGAGTTCGGGCTTCATCGCGGGCGAGAGCCTCATCGGCGTGCTGCTGGCGGTGCTCATCGTGCTCGGGTTCATGCACTAG
- a CDS encoding 7-cyano-7-deazaguanine synthase, which yields MSGPRLCRRCVLPDAPPEIALDGEGICNLCREHERQPPADPRGQLLESDFVRILEQHRGKHEFDCLVMCSGGKDSTASLYYAVRRYKLKVLAFTFDHGFETEDALANVRRAVEKLDVPFLTYRSTFMHDMFGRIIKTGSPAVICHVCAIWYMRLTYAMAARFDTPLIIAGWTKGQMTRQPVLTKCACNAAGPEYARMGKATADFLAGLKGDPKYGDFPSSIESVVAAAAKKHKCLVLSPHWFLPYDVEEYVALIQGELGWQYPKLSYPAKTTNCALNFLSVHWALKHYGYTHYHVEMSKLIREGLLTRAEALEQLRADFDPELLERVARQLGCGIKDQEAA from the coding sequence GTGAGCGGGCCCCGGCTCTGCCGCCGCTGCGTGCTGCCCGACGCCCCGCCCGAGATCGCTCTCGACGGCGAGGGCATCTGCAATCTGTGCCGCGAGCATGAGCGGCAGCCCCCGGCCGACCCCCGGGGGCAGCTGCTGGAGAGCGATTTCGTCAGGATCCTCGAGCAGCACCGCGGCAAGCACGAGTTCGACTGCCTGGTCATGTGCAGCGGCGGCAAGGACAGCACCGCCTCTCTCTACTACGCGGTCCGCCGCTACAAGCTCAAGGTCCTGGCCTTCACCTTCGACCACGGCTTCGAGACCGAGGACGCGCTGGCCAACGTGCGCCGGGCCGTGGAGAAGCTCGACGTGCCCTTCCTCACCTACCGCTCCACCTTCATGCACGACATGTTCGGCCGCATCATCAAGACCGGCTCGCCCGCGGTCATCTGCCACGTCTGCGCCATCTGGTACATGCGCCTGACCTACGCGATGGCCGCGCGCTTCGACACGCCGCTCATCATCGCGGGCTGGACCAAGGGCCAGATGACGCGCCAGCCGGTCCTGACCAAATGCGCCTGCAACGCCGCGGGCCCGGAGTATGCCCGCATGGGCAAGGCCACCGCCGATTTCCTGGCCGGGCTGAAGGGCGACCCCAAGTACGGGGACTTCCCGTCCAGCATCGAGAGCGTGGTGGCGGCGGCGGCGAAGAAGCACAAGTGCCTGGTCCTCTCCCCGCACTGGTTCCTGCCTTACGACGTGGAGGAATACGTGGCCCTCATCCAAGGTGAGCTGGGCTGGCAGTATCCCAAGCTCAGCTATCCCGCCAAGACCACCAACTGCGCCCTCAACTTCCTCTCCGTGCACTGGGCGCTCAAGCACTACGGCTACACCCACTACCACGTGGAGATGAGCAAGCTCATACGCGAGGGGCTGCTCACGCGCGCCGAGGCCCTGGAGCAGCTGCGCGCGGACTTCGACCCGGAATTGCTGGAGCGCGTCGCGCGCCAGCTCGGCTGCGGCATCAAGGACCAGGAGGCGGCATGA
- a CDS encoding tetratricopeptide repeat protein, whose product MRRSFSLLLLLISLAGAWLRFQSAGRIDSPAKLRAASRPDYYEAGLSLREWGVHGLRGQPSAFRGIAYPAFLSIVETYIPAARPRGPRCEAALGSLEIPLAGWLAMEALSPLAGLCSAAIVAFHPALIRSPQGEHIEGFYGLVLLLVAAVLMSWARRPTPARSWLLGFAVAVSLLCRSVLFLFPPALFLGLRRRLGTAAPARGSLWLILGLSYLFLLPWVGRNAYQFHRFIPFEDQAQVRNLYRASQGVVSHVDGGDGGLALSWGLSEDPAELRSSALRGIAAAPAGYLASCALRLLQALGLHWALVLLAVMGFIRCRAEAGARALALLCGYFFLIHAPMSFEPRYFDPLLPLLAVLAALPIAALAERFFPALAAAVPAPRPRTVLWPALAALASLYVLSVACLAREVALSWRPCALPESRLSLWHCAERQAPLSRQKLEKALALSLRASARGGQFEAKLEVELGLLDLRAGDSQRARINFAEAARCAPDLVHREALRLQSQGALKESFLLLDILAGHFLSDADLLTDRGIAQSLLQEPSAALKDFQQASRIDPRNPRPWLNWAVLLERQGRWRQALAKYSQAWECARALSLRDGRPSPYLDSIASSRARLLKQHPFMAE is encoded by the coding sequence GTGCGGCGATCGTTCTCATTGCTGCTTCTCCTCATTTCCCTGGCCGGAGCCTGGCTCCGCTTCCAGAGCGCCGGCCGCATCGATTCGCCGGCCAAGCTCCGGGCTGCCAGCCGCCCGGACTATTATGAGGCGGGGCTGAGTCTGCGGGAATGGGGAGTGCATGGCTTGCGCGGCCAGCCCTCGGCCTTCCGGGGCATCGCCTACCCGGCGTTCCTCTCCATCGTGGAGACCTACATCCCCGCTGCGCGGCCCCGCGGCCCCCGATGCGAGGCGGCTCTGGGATCTCTCGAGATCCCGCTCGCCGGTTGGCTGGCCATGGAAGCGCTGTCGCCCTTGGCCGGCCTCTGTTCCGCCGCGATCGTGGCGTTTCATCCCGCGCTGATCCGGAGCCCGCAGGGCGAACATATCGAGGGCTTCTACGGCCTGGTGCTCCTGCTCGTCGCCGCCGTCCTCATGAGCTGGGCGAGGCGGCCGACCCCGGCCCGCTCCTGGCTCCTAGGCTTTGCCGTCGCGGTCAGCCTCTTGTGCCGGTCGGTGCTGTTCCTATTCCCTCCCGCGCTCTTTCTGGGGCTCCGGCGCCGTCTGGGCACGGCCGCGCCTGCCCGGGGTTCCCTGTGGCTGATCCTCGGCCTATCCTATCTCTTCCTGCTGCCCTGGGTCGGCCGCAATGCCTATCAATTCCATCGCTTCATCCCTTTCGAGGACCAAGCCCAGGTCCGCAACCTCTACCGGGCGAGCCAGGGCGTCGTCAGTCATGTCGATGGGGGGGATGGGGGGCTGGCCCTCAGTTGGGGCCTGTCGGAGGACCCGGCCGAGCTGCGCTCCTCGGCCCTGCGCGGCATCGCTGCCGCGCCAGCAGGCTATCTGGCCTCGTGCGCCCTGCGGCTGCTCCAGGCCCTCGGGCTGCATTGGGCGCTCGTCCTGCTGGCGGTAATGGGGTTCATCCGCTGCCGTGCCGAAGCCGGGGCCCGCGCTTTGGCCTTGCTCTGCGGTTATTTCTTCCTCATCCATGCGCCCATGTCCTTTGAGCCGCGCTATTTCGACCCGCTCTTGCCCCTGCTGGCCGTGCTGGCGGCGCTCCCCATCGCCGCGCTGGCGGAGAGGTTCTTTCCAGCCTTGGCCGCTGCCGTGCCGGCCCCGCGGCCGCGGACTGTCCTCTGGCCGGCCCTGGCCGCCCTGGCTTCGCTCTATGTCTTGAGCGTCGCCTGCCTGGCTCGCGAAGTCGCTTTGTCCTGGCGCCCTTGCGCTTTGCCCGAGTCCCGGCTGTCCTTGTGGCATTGCGCCGAGCGGCAGGCTCCGCTGTCCCGGCAGAAGCTCGAAAAGGCCCTGGCTTTGAGCCTGCGGGCCTCGGCACGAGGCGGGCAATTCGAGGCCAAGCTCGAGGTTGAACTAGGGCTCTTGGATCTGCGCGCGGGAGACTCGCAGCGAGCCCGCATTAACTTCGCTGAGGCCGCCAGATGCGCGCCCGACCTGGTCCATCGGGAGGCGCTCCGGCTGCAAAGCCAAGGCGCTTTGAAAGAATCCTTCCTCCTGCTGGACATCCTGGCCGGTCATTTTCTTTCCGACGCGGACCTGCTCACGGACCGCGGGATAGCGCAGAGCCTGCTTCAGGAGCCTTCCGCCGCTCTCAAGGACTTTCAGCAAGCCTCACGAATCGACCCGCGTAATCCCCGGCCTTGGCTCAATTGGGCGGTCTTGCTCGAGCGGCAAGGCCGATGGCGGCAAGCCCTGGCGAAGTATTCTCAAGCTTGGGAGTGCGCCCGAGCCCTCAGCCTCCGCGACGGCCGGCCATCGCCTTATCTCGATAGCATCGCTTCCAGCCGCGCGAGGCTTCTCAAACAGCACCCGTTCATGGCGGAATAA
- a CDS encoding AAA family ATPase, with product MIMIKRPFWIERINSAWEKAPIVWLSGVRRCGKTTLAGMLGGTESLFLNCDLPATEEMVKDPEFFFRHCDKPLVIFDEIHRLKDPSRLLKIGADMFHGIRMLATGSSTLAAGKKFKDTLAGRKRQVHLAPVLHTELELFNRTPLQKRLFHGGLPPALLSPKKDPSFYREWADSFFSRDIQRLFGLRDYTKFNLLFEYLMRQSGGIFEASKAASALGVSRPTVETHLAAMETTGAMTILRPFFGGGRKELVKAPKIYGFDTGFVSFFRGWEPLRQADYGTLWEHAALEWLAAQNPDSKLSYWRDTAGRELDFVIPRSRDAVDVFECKWSPEEFSPDALKIFRSAYPKGENYLLCPVTTPYKKGFGRLTLTITGAPDAFRRRVG from the coding sequence ATGATTATGATAAAAAGACCATTCTGGATAGAGCGCATAAACTCAGCCTGGGAAAAAGCCCCGATAGTATGGCTGTCCGGGGTGCGGCGCTGCGGCAAAACCACGCTGGCCGGCATGTTAGGCGGCACGGAGTCTCTTTTCCTGAACTGCGATCTTCCCGCAACGGAAGAGATGGTAAAAGACCCCGAATTCTTTTTCCGCCACTGCGACAAACCGCTGGTCATCTTTGACGAAATACACCGGCTCAAAGACCCCAGCCGCCTGCTTAAGATAGGAGCCGACATGTTCCACGGCATTAGGATGCTTGCGACAGGCTCCTCAACGCTTGCGGCCGGAAAAAAGTTCAAAGACACGCTGGCCGGCAGGAAGCGCCAAGTCCACCTTGCCCCGGTGCTTCACACCGAACTGGAACTCTTTAATAGAACCCCGTTGCAGAAACGCCTGTTTCACGGCGGCCTCCCCCCCGCCCTGCTGTCGCCTAAAAAAGATCCATCATTCTACCGTGAATGGGCGGATTCGTTCTTTTCACGCGACATACAGAGACTCTTCGGCCTGCGGGACTACACCAAATTCAACCTGCTGTTTGAATACCTGATGCGGCAAAGCGGAGGAATCTTTGAGGCCTCAAAAGCCGCCTCTGCCCTGGGCGTCAGCCGTCCTACGGTGGAGACGCACCTCGCCGCCATGGAAACCACCGGCGCCATGACGATACTGCGTCCATTTTTCGGCGGCGGGCGAAAAGAGCTGGTCAAAGCCCCGAAAATTTATGGATTCGACACCGGCTTCGTAAGCTTTTTCAGAGGCTGGGAGCCTCTGCGCCAGGCCGATTACGGCACACTGTGGGAACACGCCGCGCTGGAATGGTTGGCTGCGCAGAACCCTGACAGCAAATTATCGTATTGGCGTGATACCGCCGGCCGCGAACTGGATTTTGTAATCCCCAGAAGCCGTGACGCCGTAGACGTATTTGAATGCAAATGGAGCCCCGAAGAGTTCTCTCCCGACGCGCTCAAGATATTCCGGTCCGCCTATCCAAAAGGCGAGAACTATCTGCTCTGCCCGGTCACAACACCGTATAAAAAAGGCTTCGGCCGGCTGACACTTACCATAACCGGCGCTCCGGACGCCTTCAGGCGCAGGGTTGGCTAG